A portion of the Rhodococcus pseudokoreensis genome contains these proteins:
- a CDS encoding (2,3-dihydroxybenzoyl)adenylate synthase yields MTFSDWGGRLVTFPENRAARYRDSGAWSDDPTGRRLHQVAIRFPDRPAVISAEGSMSFAELDRRTDEIAAGLAGLGLRRLDPVIFQLTNRLETVLAWYGCIKAGLVPVATLAAHRMHEIGHVSRTVGAVAHLVEAGLPTFDLVEFAREHADGHPSLRHVITVGDGASNEGPDVIRLEDLGAGADPAAARAAVEKIEAQTDPLDVAAFQLSGGTTGVPKVIPRIHAEYWNNARMYAQRLGWDQDSRVAHLIPIIHNAGISCGLHAAHSVGACLVLATADAPTAFALMAKARATEVLIGHGHYQAVLGPDFDKARETLRRVVLSGAKVPAEVFDRVDDGAGHWAGQLFGMSEGLFTVTPLDSPARARLTTVGTPIASDDEIRILEPGGESELADGEVGELCCRGPYTIPGYFDAAEHNAAAFTFDGFYRTGDLAAITVIDGERYVSIEGRIKDLINRGGEKVNAEEVELLLLEHPGISDVAVVAMPDPRLGEKTCAYLIAKGGEDLPLTEIQEHLAKLGVAKFKWPERLEWVPSLPHTNVNKIDKKRLRAEIAAKLLAEADAPHAVV; encoded by the coding sequence GTGACATTCTCGGACTGGGGCGGACGCCTCGTCACGTTCCCCGAAAACCGGGCCGCCCGCTATCGCGACAGCGGGGCGTGGAGCGATGACCCCACTGGGAGGCGGCTGCATCAGGTCGCCATCCGGTTCCCGGATCGGCCTGCCGTGATCAGCGCGGAAGGCTCGATGAGCTTCGCCGAGTTGGACAGGCGCACCGACGAGATCGCCGCCGGACTGGCCGGGCTCGGACTCCGCCGACTCGATCCGGTGATCTTCCAGCTGACCAATCGGCTCGAAACGGTCCTCGCGTGGTACGGATGCATCAAGGCCGGGCTGGTCCCGGTGGCCACCCTGGCCGCGCACCGCATGCACGAGATCGGGCACGTCAGCCGGACGGTCGGCGCCGTCGCCCACCTCGTCGAGGCCGGACTGCCCACGTTCGACCTCGTCGAATTCGCCCGCGAGCACGCCGACGGCCACCCCAGCCTCCGGCACGTCATCACCGTCGGAGACGGGGCGAGCAACGAGGGGCCGGACGTGATTCGACTCGAGGATCTCGGGGCCGGCGCCGATCCCGCTGCGGCCCGCGCCGCCGTCGAAAAGATCGAGGCGCAGACCGATCCGCTCGACGTCGCCGCGTTCCAGCTGTCCGGCGGCACCACCGGTGTCCCCAAGGTTATTCCACGCATCCACGCCGAGTACTGGAACAACGCCCGGATGTACGCGCAGCGGCTCGGGTGGGACCAGGACAGCCGGGTGGCGCACCTGATCCCGATCATCCACAACGCCGGAATTTCGTGTGGGCTGCACGCGGCGCACTCCGTCGGGGCCTGCCTGGTGCTGGCCACCGCCGATGCGCCGACGGCCTTCGCGTTGATGGCGAAGGCGCGGGCGACCGAAGTCCTCATCGGACACGGCCACTACCAGGCGGTGCTGGGCCCGGACTTCGACAAGGCGCGGGAAACGCTGCGCCGCGTCGTCCTGTCCGGTGCCAAGGTCCCCGCCGAAGTGTTCGACCGCGTCGACGACGGGGCCGGGCATTGGGCGGGGCAGTTGTTCGGGATGTCCGAGGGACTGTTCACGGTGACCCCGCTCGACTCCCCCGCGCGGGCCCGCCTGACCACGGTGGGCACCCCGATCGCCTCCGACGACGAAATTCGCATCCTCGAACCCGGCGGCGAGAGCGAACTCGCCGACGGGGAGGTGGGTGAATTGTGTTGCCGCGGGCCGTACACCATTCCCGGCTATTTCGACGCGGCCGAGCACAACGCGGCCGCCTTCACCTTCGACGGCTTCTACCGCACCGGAGATCTCGCCGCGATCACCGTCATCGACGGCGAGCGGTACGTGTCGATCGAGGGCCGCATCAAGGACCTCATCAACCGGGGCGGTGAGAAGGTCAACGCCGAGGAAGTCGAACTACTCCTCCTCGAGCACCCCGGCATCTCCGATGTCGCGGTCGTCGCCATGCCCGATCCCCGCCTCGGGGAGAAGACGTGTGCGTATCTGATCGCGAAGGGCGGGGAAGATCTGCCGCTCACCGAGATTCAGGAGCATCTCGCGAAACTCGGCGTCGCGAAATTCAAGTGGCCGGAACGGCTCGAGTGGGTACCCTCCCTGCCCCACACGAACGTGAACAAGATCGACAAGAAGCGGTTGCGCGCCGAGATCGCGGCGAAACTACTCGCCGAAGCGGACGCGCCTCACGCGGTCGTGTAG
- a CDS encoding FAD-dependent monooxygenase: MNLERVAVIGGGPGGLYAARLLKRSRPDAEVTVYEQSSPDTTFGFGVGLASRTQRNLRDADAASLDAIVAAAHAHEMSMQVGSEVARLAHGDLLAIARTTLLAVLQQHAQDAGVRLRFGERREAADLDADLVIAADGINSATRAQLTDEFEPRIDTGAGLYLWCGTDFALPSAIFVPVTTEHGTFVAHAYPYAPDRSTFLIETDEATWRRAGFDVSTDRTEPQDSDEVSLQYLQDAFAETLQHHRLIGNRTKWMRFRTVSCRRWHSGNVVLLGDAAHTAHYSIGSGTKLAMEDAIALDHALTSASNIDDALTEYERVRRPAVDHLQQIAHRSELWWESFPQRMDLPVDQLMIAYMTRAGKVGLDRFAESAPTIVSQGLASYASRPADSVSPTDITDWILAQPLAHHGADFATRIASADLRGASTTAVVAVACATAWDAEADAVVENAPQAETLWLTGPDSRAAVLNRLDLAERLLRATSATIVVEAPATYRADVAAGLASARAHLAFFTEPAATEPEPVMSGTRAPA, from the coding sequence ATGAACCTCGAGCGAGTCGCAGTGATCGGCGGCGGCCCCGGCGGTCTCTACGCCGCGAGACTGCTCAAGCGAAGCCGCCCGGACGCCGAAGTGACCGTCTACGAACAGAGTTCGCCGGACACGACATTCGGATTCGGTGTCGGTCTGGCCTCCCGAACGCAGCGCAACCTCCGCGACGCCGATGCCGCGTCGCTGGACGCGATCGTGGCCGCCGCTCACGCGCACGAGATGTCGATGCAGGTCGGGAGCGAGGTTGCTCGGCTCGCGCACGGCGATCTCCTCGCGATCGCGCGCACGACGTTGCTCGCCGTGCTGCAACAGCACGCCCAGGACGCCGGCGTGCGCCTGCGCTTCGGCGAACGGCGCGAAGCCGCGGACCTGGACGCGGACCTCGTCATCGCGGCGGACGGGATCAATAGTGCCACCCGCGCGCAGCTCACCGACGAGTTCGAACCCCGAATCGACACCGGCGCCGGACTGTATCTGTGGTGCGGAACCGACTTCGCACTCCCCAGCGCCATCTTCGTCCCGGTCACCACCGAGCACGGCACGTTCGTCGCCCACGCCTACCCGTACGCGCCGGACCGCAGCACCTTCCTCATCGAAACCGATGAAGCCACCTGGCGGCGAGCCGGATTCGACGTCTCCACCGATCGCACCGAACCGCAGGACAGCGACGAGGTCTCATTGCAGTACCTGCAGGACGCGTTCGCGGAAACTTTGCAGCACCATCGGCTCATCGGAAACCGCACGAAGTGGATGCGGTTCCGCACCGTCAGCTGCAGACGCTGGCACAGCGGCAACGTCGTGCTCCTCGGCGACGCCGCCCATACCGCGCACTACTCGATCGGATCCGGCACCAAACTCGCAATGGAGGACGCCATCGCGCTCGACCACGCCCTGACGAGCGCGTCGAACATCGACGACGCCCTGACCGAGTACGAGCGGGTCCGTCGTCCCGCCGTCGACCACCTCCAGCAGATCGCGCACCGCAGCGAACTCTGGTGGGAATCGTTCCCGCAGCGCATGGACCTGCCCGTCGACCAGCTGATGATCGCGTACATGACCCGGGCGGGAAAGGTCGGGCTGGACCGGTTCGCCGAATCGGCGCCGACGATCGTGTCCCAGGGCCTCGCGAGTTACGCGAGCCGGCCCGCCGACAGCGTCTCCCCTACCGACATCACGGACTGGATCCTCGCGCAACCACTCGCCCACCACGGCGCCGACTTCGCCACCCGGATCGCGTCGGCAGACCTGCGCGGAGCGTCCACGACGGCAGTTGTCGCCGTCGCGTGTGCTACCGCCTGGGACGCGGAGGCCGACGCCGTCGTAGAGAACGCACCGCAGGCGGAGACGCTGTGGCTCACCGGCCCGGACTCCCGCGCCGCCGTCCTCAACCGTCTCGACCTCGCTGAACGTCTACTCCGGGCCACTTCGGCGACCATTGTTGTCGAGGCCCCCGCGACCTACCGGGCCGATGTGGCGGCCGGCCTCGCGAGCGCACGAGCGCACCTCGCGTTCTTCACCGAACCGGCGGCCACCGAACCCGAGCCGGTCATGTCCGGTACCCGAGCACCGGCATGA
- a CDS encoding TetR/AcrR family transcriptional regulator, with translation MTREQATPGRRGRGKATAGPAAQPTEDSATGRNPRRELVEKQIMEQATRLFAERGFASTTLQDIADATGLTRPALYHYVANKDELLSRLVSESTETPAALLHEINERTELGPTEKLREMAVAIAMHQGENPDRFRLIIRSEAELPEDIARRYQQSRRHVLKEFITVIEDGIKAGEMRPADPRTSALGIIGMLNWIAWWHQPGKKDDDRAVAAQLADMALRAVVHEESTPTGLEGPARAIALLRQDLNYLERLLESTPNTSGDDSDG, from the coding sequence ATGACACGTGAGCAGGCCACGCCCGGCCGGCGAGGCCGCGGCAAGGCAACGGCCGGCCCGGCAGCGCAGCCCACCGAGGACAGCGCCACCGGCCGGAATCCCCGCCGCGAGCTGGTCGAGAAGCAGATCATGGAACAGGCCACGCGGCTGTTCGCCGAGCGGGGATTCGCCAGCACCACCCTGCAGGACATCGCCGACGCCACCGGTCTGACCCGGCCCGCCCTCTACCACTACGTGGCCAACAAGGACGAACTGCTCTCACGGCTGGTCAGCGAGAGCACGGAAACTCCGGCTGCCCTGCTGCACGAGATCAACGAGCGCACCGAACTCGGCCCCACCGAGAAACTGCGCGAAATGGCGGTCGCCATCGCCATGCACCAGGGTGAGAACCCCGACCGGTTCAGGCTGATCATCCGGTCCGAAGCGGAGCTTCCGGAAGACATCGCGCGCAGGTACCAGCAGAGCCGACGGCACGTGCTGAAGGAATTCATCACCGTCATCGAAGACGGCATCAAAGCCGGCGAGATGCGCCCGGCCGATCCGCGGACGTCGGCACTCGGCATCATCGGCATGCTCAACTGGATCGCCTGGTGGCACCAGCCGGGGAAAAAGGACGACGACCGCGCCGTCGCCGCCCAACTCGCGGACATGGCACTGCGCGCCGTCGTTCACGAAGAGTCCACCCCGACCGGGCTCGAAGGACCCGCACGGGCCATCGCGCTGCTCCGGCAGGACCTCAACTACCTCGAACGACTCCTCGAGAGCACGCCGAACACCTCGGGCGACGATTCGGACGGCTGA
- a CDS encoding sugar phosphate isomerase/epimerase family protein codes for MDLSRCSLNSVTIKGSGFTEVADLAEKWGFGGVGLWRDVLEDLDLTGAATRLRQSGLRVSSVCRGGMFPQPTATQRRKTMDDNRIAVDQAHALDADCLYLVCGAAYGDLAGARRQVWDGIAELEPYARAAGVRLAVEPMHPMMASSRSVITSLQEANDLVESIDSDLVGIGIDSYHVWWDVHLSKEITRAGDKLFSVQLADWITPIHGELSSRGMPGEGCIDMTGFVTECERAGYRGLVEVEVLSDRWWAETALVATEAAAEGLARI; via the coding sequence ATGGACCTCTCGCGGTGCAGCCTCAACTCCGTCACGATCAAGGGATCGGGATTCACCGAAGTGGCCGACCTCGCCGAGAAGTGGGGGTTCGGCGGCGTCGGCCTGTGGCGGGACGTGCTCGAGGACCTGGACCTGACCGGGGCGGCCACCCGGCTGCGGCAGTCGGGTCTGCGGGTCAGCAGCGTCTGCCGCGGCGGGATGTTCCCGCAACCGACCGCCACGCAGCGACGAAAGACCATGGACGACAATCGGATCGCCGTGGATCAGGCGCACGCCCTGGATGCGGACTGCCTGTACCTGGTGTGCGGCGCCGCCTACGGCGACCTCGCCGGCGCCCGCAGGCAGGTCTGGGACGGCATCGCCGAACTCGAGCCCTACGCGCGAGCGGCCGGGGTGCGGCTCGCCGTCGAACCGATGCACCCGATGATGGCGTCGAGCCGATCCGTGATCACGTCGCTGCAGGAGGCGAACGATCTGGTCGAGTCCATCGACTCCGACCTGGTGGGGATCGGGATCGACTCGTATCACGTGTGGTGGGACGTTCACCTGAGCAAGGAAATCACGCGGGCCGGCGACAAGCTGTTCTCCGTCCAGCTCGCCGACTGGATCACCCCGATCCACGGGGAGTTGAGCAGCCGCGGCATGCCCGGCGAGGGCTGCATCGACATGACCGGATTCGTCACCGAGTGCGAGCGCGCCGGCTATCGAGGGCTCGTGGAGGTCGAAGTCCTCAGCGACCGGTGGTGGGCCGAGACCGCCCTGGTCGCCACCGAGGCCGCCGCCGAGGGCCTGGCCCGCATCTGA
- a CDS encoding dihydrodipicolinate synthase family protein, with the protein MASIALPTSDGSTRTLAFGEPARLNTRSTAPTSRAVYAASHVVADPLRASAENAADQIDWDATLQLRRDLWSLGLGVAESMDTAQRGMGLDWAGARELAVRTLTDAKSVGGRVVVGVATDQLKTDSPSLEEIRDAYMEQVEAIESAGGEVVLMASRHLARAASGPDDYLSVYDAVLSAATRPVVLHWLGSVFDPALDGYWGSADPSAAMDTVLQIIDSHRERVRGIKVSLLDPALEIALRRRMPDGVRVFTGDDYNYVDLIAGDGTHTSDALLGAFAALGPFASAAFARLDDGDEQGFRNILGPTETLSRLLFAAPTQYYKVGVAWLAYLGGKQDHFRMIGGFETGRSLTHLAELVRAADAIGLFTDPDFTAARASAYFAVHGIR; encoded by the coding sequence ATGGCCTCGATCGCCCTTCCCACCTCCGACGGTTCCACCCGCACACTCGCGTTCGGCGAGCCCGCCCGGCTGAACACCCGGTCCACGGCGCCGACCAGCAGGGCGGTGTACGCGGCCTCGCACGTGGTCGCCGATCCGCTGCGCGCGTCCGCCGAGAACGCCGCAGACCAGATCGACTGGGACGCCACCCTGCAACTGCGCCGCGACCTGTGGTCGCTGGGGCTCGGGGTGGCCGAGTCGATGGACACCGCGCAGCGCGGCATGGGGCTCGACTGGGCCGGTGCCCGCGAACTCGCCGTCCGCACCCTCACCGACGCGAAGTCGGTCGGTGGCCGGGTGGTCGTGGGTGTCGCCACCGATCAGCTGAAGACCGATTCGCCCTCGCTGGAGGAGATCCGCGACGCCTACATGGAGCAGGTCGAAGCGATCGAATCCGCCGGCGGCGAGGTGGTGCTGATGGCCAGCAGGCACCTCGCCCGGGCGGCGAGCGGCCCCGACGACTACCTCTCCGTCTACGACGCGGTGCTGTCGGCCGCCACCCGGCCGGTCGTACTCCATTGGCTGGGTTCGGTGTTCGACCCCGCACTCGACGGCTACTGGGGGTCCGCGGACCCGTCGGCGGCGATGGACACCGTCCTGCAGATCATCGACAGCCACCGCGAACGGGTGCGCGGCATCAAGGTGTCGCTGCTCGACCCGGCGCTCGAGATCGCGCTGCGGCGTCGGATGCCCGACGGTGTGCGGGTGTTCACCGGCGACGACTACAACTACGTGGACCTGATCGCCGGCGACGGCACCCACACCAGCGACGCCCTCCTCGGGGCGTTCGCCGCGCTCGGCCCGTTCGCCTCCGCCGCGTTCGCCCGCCTCGACGACGGCGACGAGCAGGGCTTCCGGAACATCCTCGGCCCCACCGAAACCCTGAGCCGGCTGCTGTTCGCCGCACCGACGCAGTACTACAAGGTCGGCGTGGCGTGGCTGGCGTACCTGGGCGGCAAGCAGGACCATTTCCGGATGATCGGCGGCTTCGAAACCGGCCGCAGCCTGACGCACCTCGCCGAACTGGTCCGCGCCGCCGACGCGATCGGCCTGTTCACCGATCCCGATTTCACCGCCGCACGCGCCTCGGCGTACTTCGCGGTGCACGGGATCCGCTGA
- a CDS encoding SDR family NAD(P)-dependent oxidoreductase yields MGATTQGSGVTTLSGKAAIVTGAAGGIGSAIARALAAQGIVVVGVDADPKITEVMDGIGGHGLCGDLTDSAFSASAVDLAQQVAGSLDILINAAGIQLRTPAIDVEEDGWQRLVDVNLSAVYRLTRQAMKSLIASGGSVVNIASLSADRAVPGIVPYGATKAALTQLGKGLAVELGPQGVRVNTIAPGYIETPMTAEVLGQEEFRAQKLSRIPLQRFADGDDVADVVLFLVSDAARYVTGVVLPVDGGYSIT; encoded by the coding sequence GTGGGCGCAACAACACAGGGCAGCGGGGTGACGACCCTGAGCGGCAAGGCCGCCATCGTCACCGGCGCGGCCGGAGGAATTGGATCCGCAATCGCCAGGGCGCTCGCGGCGCAGGGCATCGTGGTGGTGGGTGTCGACGCCGACCCGAAGATCACCGAGGTCATGGACGGGATCGGTGGGCACGGGCTGTGCGGGGATCTCACCGATTCCGCCTTCAGTGCATCCGCCGTCGACCTCGCCCAGCAGGTGGCCGGGAGTCTCGACATTCTGATCAACGCGGCAGGCATCCAGCTGCGGACCCCCGCGATCGATGTGGAGGAGGACGGCTGGCAGCGGCTGGTCGACGTGAACCTCTCGGCCGTGTACCGGCTGACCCGGCAGGCGATGAAATCGCTGATCGCGTCGGGCGGCAGTGTGGTCAACATCGCCTCGCTGTCCGCCGATCGCGCGGTGCCCGGCATCGTGCCCTACGGCGCGACCAAGGCGGCGCTCACCCAACTCGGCAAGGGACTGGCGGTCGAACTGGGACCGCAGGGTGTGCGCGTGAACACGATCGCGCCGGGCTACATCGAGACCCCGATGACCGCCGAAGTTCTCGGCCAGGAGGAGTTCCGCGCCCAGAAGCTGAGCCGGATTCCGTTGCAGCGGTTCGCCGACGGTGACGACGTCGCCGATGTCGTGCTCTTCCTCGTCTCCGACGCCGCCCGGTACGTCACCGGCGTCGTGCTGCCCGTCGACGGCGGGTACTCGATCACATGA
- a CDS encoding aldo/keto reductase, translating to MTEARTIPSVTLSNGVVMPAIGFGVFQIPDDAMGTTVRHALAAGYRAFDTAPMYGNERSLGRALSDSGVPREELFVTTKVSNEDQGYQSTLDAVEKSVARLGLDYVDLCLIHWPAPARGAYLDTWRALEQLHAAGRIRAIGVSNFQADHLDRLLEVAAVRPMVNQIEIHPLLPQQSMVELHRSLGIHTQAWAPLARGRLQENPVLTELARRHDVSLAQLVLRWHLQRGTIPLPKSSSPERMRANIDVFDFELDADEIAQISTLGRNERTGPHPDDVN from the coding sequence ATGACCGAGGCAAGGACGATTCCGTCGGTCACTCTGAGCAACGGGGTCGTGATGCCCGCCATCGGATTCGGGGTGTTTCAGATTCCCGACGACGCCATGGGCACCACCGTCCGGCACGCACTGGCGGCCGGGTACCGGGCCTTCGACACCGCTCCGATGTACGGCAACGAGCGCTCCCTCGGCCGCGCCCTGAGCGATTCCGGTGTGCCCCGCGAAGAACTGTTCGTGACCACCAAGGTCTCCAACGAAGACCAGGGCTACCAGTCGACCCTCGACGCCGTCGAGAAGAGCGTCGCCCGCCTCGGTCTGGATTACGTGGACCTGTGCCTGATCCACTGGCCCGCCCCCGCTCGTGGCGCGTACCTGGACACGTGGCGGGCACTCGAACAACTCCACGCCGCCGGACGTATCCGGGCGATCGGCGTCTCGAACTTCCAGGCCGATCATCTGGACCGGCTGCTCGAGGTCGCCGCCGTGCGTCCGATGGTGAACCAGATCGAAATACATCCACTCCTTCCCCAGCAGTCGATGGTGGAACTGCATCGGAGTCTGGGCATCCACACGCAGGCGTGGGCACCGCTTGCCCGTGGCCGGTTGCAGGAGAACCCGGTACTCACCGAACTCGCACGCCGGCACGACGTGTCCCTCGCTCAGCTCGTGCTGCGGTGGCATCTGCAGCGCGGCACCATACCTCTGCCGAAATCGTCTTCACCGGAACGGATGCGCGCGAACATCGACGTGTTCGACTTCGAACTCGACGCCGACGAGATCGCGCAGATCTCCACACTGGGACGGAACGAGAGAACGGGGCCCCACCCCGACGACGTCAACTGA
- a CDS encoding dihydrofolate reductase family protein: MSQLLRVQNFNVSRDGFGAGDGQSLERPFGHADPGVLFAWAGATASWPMRTDPGGSRGLDDYLTRDYDRNIGAEIMGRNKFSPHRGPWADYEWRGWWGDEPPFHTPVFVLTHHVRPSFTLSDTTFHFVDTDPATVLEKAREAAQGKDVRLGGGATTIREFLDADLVDTLHVVVSPIELGSGARLWESPDELLDRFHCDVVPSPSGVTHHLFWRK, translated from the coding sequence GTGAGTCAGCTGCTGAGAGTCCAGAACTTCAACGTGTCGAGAGACGGGTTCGGTGCCGGTGACGGCCAGAGCCTCGAGAGGCCGTTCGGTCATGCCGACCCCGGTGTCCTGTTCGCGTGGGCGGGTGCCACGGCCAGTTGGCCCATGCGCACCGATCCCGGCGGGAGCCGCGGCCTCGACGACTACCTCACTCGGGACTACGACCGCAATATCGGCGCCGAGATCATGGGCCGTAACAAGTTCAGCCCGCATCGCGGGCCCTGGGCGGATTACGAGTGGCGCGGCTGGTGGGGCGACGAACCCCCGTTCCACACCCCGGTATTCGTGCTGACCCACCACGTTCGCCCGTCGTTCACGCTCTCCGACACCACGTTCCACTTCGTCGACACCGATCCGGCCACGGTCCTCGAGAAGGCGCGGGAGGCGGCGCAGGGTAAGGACGTCCGGCTCGGCGGCGGGGCCACCACCATCCGGGAGTTCCTCGACGCCGACCTCGTCGACACCCTGCACGTGGTGGTTTCGCCGATCGAACTCGGATCCGGGGCACGACTGTGGGAATCTCCCGACGAGCTGCTCGACCGATTCCACTGCGACGTCGTGCCCAGCCCGAGCGGCGTCACCCACCACCTGTTCTGGCGAAAGTGA
- a CDS encoding alpha/beta hydrolase translates to MRAVLVLMSALLVMVVAGCSVNDDPPSTGGDATGTRIEVGGDDALQWGDGQYGVVLAHGAVFDAASWEDQATAIADQGATVIAVENISPESIAAAVAKLHDDGHADVALMGGSAGADAILQLVSQQPGLPHQLVLLSPNKVVDGLGDEPKLFIASEDEPVADVSQQLADNSPGQNNDVILLPGSDHGQNIFDGENADAAMGAILERLAG, encoded by the coding sequence ATGAGGGCCGTACTCGTCCTGATGTCGGCGCTGCTCGTGATGGTCGTCGCGGGTTGCTCCGTCAATGACGACCCGCCGTCGACGGGTGGTGACGCCACCGGCACCAGGATCGAGGTCGGCGGAGACGACGCGCTGCAGTGGGGCGACGGCCAGTACGGGGTGGTGCTGGCCCACGGTGCCGTCTTCGACGCCGCCAGTTGGGAGGATCAGGCCACGGCGATCGCCGATCAGGGCGCCACTGTCATCGCCGTGGAGAACATCTCGCCGGAGTCGATCGCGGCCGCCGTCGCGAAACTCCACGACGACGGTCATGCCGACGTCGCGCTGATGGGCGGAAGCGCGGGCGCCGACGCGATCCTTCAATTGGTGTCGCAGCAGCCCGGACTCCCCCACCAGTTGGTGTTGCTCTCCCCCAACAAGGTCGTCGACGGCCTCGGCGACGAGCCCAAGCTGTTCATCGCCAGCGAGGACGAACCCGTCGCCGACGTGTCGCAGCAATTAGCCGACAACTCACCGGGCCAGAACAACGACGTGATCCTCCTGCCCGGCTCCGACCACGGGCAGAACATCTTCGACGGCGAAAACGCCGACGCGGCCATGGGTGCGATCCTCGAGCGGCTGGCCGGCTGA
- a CDS encoding IclR family transcriptional regulator, which translates to MSPVERNTSSAGDEPTSVVRRISDLLAAFGPTDTALGVNELTRRTGIPKATVSRLVKEMEGVGFLERSGVKVGLGLRLFELGERASRRRSVREVALPFLADLREATRQTVHLAILDGAEVVYVEILPGRDAPWLPSGVGGRLPAHATGVGKALLAGSPPAAFEAVVAAGLSRVGPRTITTPGALVRQLRRIASTGIAYEHEESAPGVACVASAVRGGDGPPVAAVSASGWIGKVDIRRVGPAVHTTALSITRALTEIGTH; encoded by the coding sequence ATGAGTCCCGTAGAACGGAACACTTCTTCGGCGGGTGACGAGCCGACGTCCGTGGTCCGGCGGATATCGGATCTGCTCGCGGCGTTCGGACCCACCGACACGGCGCTGGGTGTCAACGAGCTGACCCGGCGCACCGGGATCCCGAAGGCGACGGTGTCGCGGTTGGTGAAGGAGATGGAAGGCGTCGGGTTTCTCGAGCGCAGCGGCGTCAAGGTAGGGCTCGGACTGCGGCTGTTCGAACTCGGGGAACGGGCGTCGCGGCGACGTTCGGTCCGTGAGGTGGCGCTGCCGTTCCTCGCCGACCTGCGCGAAGCGACACGGCAGACGGTGCACCTGGCGATTCTCGACGGGGCCGAGGTGGTGTACGTCGAGATCCTGCCGGGGCGGGATGCGCCGTGGCTGCCGTCCGGCGTGGGCGGGCGTCTCCCCGCACACGCGACGGGGGTGGGCAAGGCCCTACTCGCGGGATCACCGCCCGCGGCGTTCGAGGCCGTGGTCGCGGCCGGGCTGTCGCGGGTGGGTCCGCGCACCATCACCACGCCCGGAGCGCTGGTGCGGCAGTTGCGGCGGATCGCGTCGACCGGCATCGCCTACGAGCACGAGGAGTCGGCGCCCGGCGTCGCGTGTGTCGCCAGTGCCGTCCGCGGCGGCGACGGTCCACCGGTGGCCGCCGTCTCGGCGTCCGGGTGGATCGGCAAGGTCGACATCCGGCGCGTCGGGCCCGCCGTGCACACCACCGCACTGAGCATCACGCGAGCGCTCACCGAAATCGGAACGCACTGA
- a CDS encoding 2-keto-4-pentenoate hydratase: MAAPVVDSQPNSSIQTAAERLTAASTRPCAPVRDLLGTTDIGAAYAVQQLLTDQRLAAGGTVTGRKIGLTSPAVQQQLGVDQPDFGVLFADMDVTALPEVPSARLLQPKAEAEIAFVLGADLIDGDLDDAQIRAAVARAAAALEIVDSRIADWDITITDTVADNGSSGLYVLGDNWLTLDEFEPRDVVMQLYSGDELVSEGTGAACLGDPLAALAWLARTAREYGQPLRAGQVILSGALGPMVPTPPGTTVRAELSTLGTVTATFSKDTHS; encoded by the coding sequence ATGGCCGCCCCCGTAGTTGATTCCCAACCGAATTCGTCGATCCAGACCGCCGCGGAGCGGCTCACGGCCGCCTCCACACGACCGTGTGCGCCCGTGCGGGACCTGCTCGGGACCACCGACATCGGCGCGGCATATGCCGTCCAGCAACTGCTGACCGACCAGCGTCTCGCTGCCGGGGGAACGGTCACCGGCCGCAAGATCGGGTTGACCTCCCCCGCCGTGCAGCAGCAGTTGGGGGTGGACCAACCGGACTTCGGGGTGCTGTTCGCCGACATGGACGTCACCGCCCTGCCCGAGGTGCCCAGCGCCCGGTTGCTGCAGCCGAAGGCCGAGGCCGAGATCGCGTTCGTGCTCGGCGCCGACCTCATCGACGGCGACCTCGACGACGCCCAGATCCGCGCCGCCGTCGCCCGCGCCGCCGCCGCGCTGGAGATCGTCGACTCCCGGATCGCGGACTGGGACATCACCATCACCGACACCGTCGCCGACAACGGCTCCTCCGGGTTATACGTCCTCGGCGACAACTGGCTCACCCTCGACGAATTCGAACCCCGCGACGTCGTGATGCAGCTGTACTCCGGCGACGAACTGGTCTCCGAGGGCACCGGCGCCGCCTGCCTGGGCGACCCCCTCGCAGCCCTGGCCTGGCTCGCCCGCACCGCCCGCGAGTACGGGCAACCGCTCCGCGCCGGGCAGGTCATCCTCTCCGGCGCCCTCGGCCCCATGGTCCCCACCCCACCCGGCACCACCGTCCGCGCCGAACTGTCCACCCTCGGCACCGTCACCGCCACCTTCTCGAAGGACACCCACTCATGA